The following nucleotide sequence is from Nevskiales bacterium.
GGACGGCAGCGGCATGCCGCCGGCCTTCCCGGCCATCACCGGCAGCAAGCTGGTCAAGGGTCCGGTGGCCGCGCATGTCACCCAGATCATCAAGGGCAAGAACGCCATGCCGCCGTTCGGCGCCCTCAGCGACGAGCAGATCGCCGCGGTGGTGACCTACCAGCGCAACGCGCTCGGCAACGCGGTCGGCACCGTGGTACAGCCCGCCGACGTCAAGGCCCTGCGCTGAGCCGCGCGCACAGACTTCCAGGAGACATCCGATGAGCCAAGCGACACACGCCCACGGTCACGACGACGCCCACGACCACCACGGCCCGGCCACGCTCAAGGACGGCCTGTGGCCCTGGATCAAGCGCTGGGTCGGCACCACCAACCACAAGGACCTGGGCACGCTGTACCTGTGCTTTGCCTTCACCATGTTCTTCATCGGCGGTCTGATGTCGCTGGTGATCCGCGCGGAGCTGTTCCAGCCGGGCATGCAGCTGGTGCAGCCGGAGTTCTTCAACTCCATGACCACCATGCACGCGCTGATCATGATCTTCGGCGGCGTGATGCCGGCCTTCGTCGGCCTGGCCAACTGGATGGTGCCGATGATGATCGGCTGCTCCGACCTGGCGCTGCCGCGCGTCAACAACTGGGGCTTCTGGATCCTGCCCTTCGCCTTTGCCCTGCTGCTGTCGACCCTGTTCATGGATGGCGGCGCGCCGGCCGGCGGCTGGACCATGTACCCGCCGCTGGTGCTGCAGACCGGCGATGCCTTCCCGTTCCTGATCTTCGCCGTGCACCTGATGGGCGTCTCGTCGATTACCGGCGCGATCAACGTGATCGTCACCATCCTCAACATGCGCGCGCCGGGCATGACCCTGCTCAAGATGCCGCTGTTCGTGTGGACCTGGCTGATCACCGCCTACCTGCTGATCGCCACCATGCCGGTGCTGGCGGGCGCGGTGACTATGCTGCTGACCGACCGCTACTTCGGCACCAGCTTCTTCAATGCGGCCGGTGGCGGCGACCCGGTGATGTTCCAGCACATCTTCTGGTTCTTCGGCCATCCCGAGGTGTACATCCTGATCCTGCCCGCGTTCGGTGTGGTTTCGATGATCATCCCGACCTTCGCGCGTAAACCGCTGTTCGGCTACAGCTCGATGGTGTACGCCACCGCCTCGATCGCCTTCCTGTCCTTCATCGTCTGGGCGCACCACATGTTCACCGTCGGCATGCCGCTGGCGGGCGAGCTGTTCTTCATGTTCAGCACCATGCTGATCGCGGTGCCGACCGGCGTGAAGGTGTTCAACTGGATCGCGACCATGTGGAAGGGCTCGATGACCTTCGAGACCCCGATGCTGTTCGCGGTGGGCTTCGTGATCCTGTTCTCGATCGGCGGCTTCTCCGGCCTGATGCTGGCGATCGCGCCGGCCGACTTCCAGTACCACGACACGTATTTCGTAGTCGCGCACTTCCACTACGTGCTGGTACCGGGCGCGGTGTTCGCGATCATCGCGGGCGTGTACTACTGGATTCCGAAGTGGACCGGCGTGATGTACAACGAGAAGCTGGGCCAGTTCCACTTCTGGTGGAGCGCGTTCTGGATCAACGTGACCTTCTTCCCGCAGCACTTCTCGGGCCTGGCCGGCATGCCGCGGCGCATTCCGGACTACGCGGTACAGTTCACCGACTTCAACATGATTTCCACGGTCGGCGCTTTCGCGTTCTTCCTCGGCCAGTTCGTGTTCATCTACAACATGATCCAGTGCATGCGGCGCAAGGGCGAAAAGGCCACCGCGCGCGTGTGGGAAGGCGCGCACGGCCTCGAGTGGACGGTGCCCAGCCCGGCGCCGTACCACACCTTCGAG
It contains:
- a CDS encoding cytochrome c; translated protein: AAAPAPAAAPAPSAAPAPEAAAPAKLGKDQLMATGKQVYEAQCAACHKPDGSGMPPAFPAITGSKLVKGPVAAHVTQIIKGKNAMPPFGALSDEQIAAVVTYQRNALGNAVGTVVQPADVKALR
- the ctaD gene encoding cytochrome c oxidase subunit I; amino-acid sequence: MSQATHAHGHDDAHDHHGPATLKDGLWPWIKRWVGTTNHKDLGTLYLCFAFTMFFIGGLMSLVIRAELFQPGMQLVQPEFFNSMTTMHALIMIFGGVMPAFVGLANWMVPMMIGCSDLALPRVNNWGFWILPFAFALLLSTLFMDGGAPAGGWTMYPPLVLQTGDAFPFLIFAVHLMGVSSITGAINVIVTILNMRAPGMTLLKMPLFVWTWLITAYLLIATMPVLAGAVTMLLTDRYFGTSFFNAAGGGDPVMFQHIFWFFGHPEVYILILPAFGVVSMIIPTFARKPLFGYSSMVYATASIAFLSFIVWAHHMFTVGMPLAGELFFMFSTMLIAVPTGVKVFNWIATMWKGSMTFETPMLFAVGFVILFSIGGFSGLMLAIAPADFQYHDTYFVVAHFHYVLVPGAVFAIIAGVYYWIPKWTGVMYNEKLGQFHFWWSAFWINVTFFPQHFSGLAGMPRRIPDYAVQFTDFNMISTVGAFAFFLGQFVFIYNMIQCMRRKGEKATARVWEGAHGLEWTVPSPAPYHTFETPPKVDESETPAHA